Within SAR324 cluster bacterium, the genomic segment GGGCATCAGCAACAGAGCATAGCTGTTGGCATAGACTCCCGCTCGAAACACTTCCTGATTGTGTTGGCGGAACTGTTCAATCACATGGTCATTGCGCTGGAAGGCCTTGACGACTTTCTGACCGCTGAGGGCTTCTTCCATCACAGCATTGAGTCCACCGAGTTCTTTTTGCAGATCACGAAATCCCCGGCGGGTATAACGGGCGACAAATCCGGTGAACCAGAACATGAGCGGAACCACCAGAACCGAAGCCAACGCCAGCCAGAAATCCAGCACAAACATGGCCGTCAGGATTCCCGCCAGGGAGAGCACACTGGCCAGCAGGGCGATAATATTCAGGGAAATCGCCTGATTGATGGCATCGACATCATTGGTCAAGCGGCTCATCAATTCTCCGGTTGGATGGTGATCGAAAAACTGAACGGGCAGAGTCTGTAAATGTTGGAACATATCCGTGCGCAATTGTTTGAGCGCACGCTGGGAAACCGGGGCCATCAGATATCCGGACATGGCATGAAGCAAATTATACAGCACATACACCACCAGCATGATCAGGGATATGTTGACCAGTCCTTCAGCATCATGCGTGGCAATAAATTGGTCAATAGCAACTCCGATCAGGTAGGGGCCGATGAGTCCCAGCAACGTGTAGGTCACCACACTGCCAAAGACCATCAACAGACGCCCACGGAAAGGAGAAAAGTAGGCGGTCAGTCGTTTCAGAGCATGTCGGGGATTTTGGGCTTTTTCGATTTTTCCCACCATATGCGGGATGCGCCGCATGGTTGCCCGGACATTGCCCGTTTGAAAACTGGAGGATTGAGTCATGGCAGATTCCTTTCCAGAGCCAGGCCTGAAAGTTCACTGCTTGAAACACCATTTCCCAGTTGGGATTCATAGATTTCCTGATAAATCGGGCTGGACTGTAGCAATTGCTGATGCGTTCCCTGTGCGGCGATGGCGCCTTTTTCAAGCACCACAATCCTGTCGGCGTTCAGCACGGTGCTGATCCGCTGTGCCACAAGCAGAAGCGTTGGCGGGTTGGTTTGCGATTCCAGAGCGTCATGGATCCATGTTTCCGTTTTCACATCCACTGCGCTGGTGCTGTCATCCAGAATCATGATTTGGGGACGCATGAGAAGCGCCCGCGCAATGGCGATTCGTTGTTTTTGCCCACCAGACAAATTCACACCACGTTCTTCAATGTGGGTGTCATAGCCACGATGGAGATTTTGGATGAATTCATGGGCCTGAGCCGCCTGAGCCGCGGCAAGCACTTCATCCTCGCCGGCCTCCGGTCTGCCATAACGAATATTATCCCTGATACTGCCTGAAAACAGAATGGTTTCCTGCGGGACCATCGCAATGTGTGCCATCAACGATTCCTGCCTGATTGTCCGGATGTCCTGTCCATCAATCAGGACTTGCCCGCTGGTCACATCATAAAACCGGGGAATGAGATTGATCAGTGTGGATTTTCCAGCCCCGGTCGCGCCGAGAATGGCCAGAGTCTGCCCGGGTTCCATCACCAGATTGATGTTTCGCAGAACGGGTTTTTCGCTGTAGCCCTTGTAATGAAAAGAGACATCCCTCAATTCAATGTGACCCTGAAAATTTTCTGGAAAAAACCGGGCGTCCGCGGCCTCACGGATGTCTGTTTCAGTGTCCAGCAATAGCTGTATCCGACTGGCGGAAACCAGTCCGCTGGCCCAGATATTGGACAGCATGCCCATGAGAATCAGCGGCGTCATGGTGGTGAGAAGATAGTTGGTGACAGCGACAATCTGCCCGACAGTCAGATCGCCACGGATGGCATCCAGACCACCAGACCAGATCACAATCACCATCCCGATGTTGACACAAATCGTCAGTGCCGGAGTCATGGTGGACATGAAACCCATCACTTTGATCGATGGTCCGGTAAAGCCTTCATTGGCGGTTTCAAACCGTTGCCCTTCATGATCCGCCCGGACAAAGGCCTTGATCAGTCGAACGCCCGATACATTTTCCTGAAGAACGGTGTTGAGTTTATCCAGTTTGTGCTGGACCAACCGGAACAGCGGCTCCATTTTGAGGACAAAAAAGACAATAATTCCCATCGTGATCAACAACAACGGCAACAAAGTGAGTGCCAACCGCGGGCTGGTGTGGATCATCAGAAGCAGACTGCCGATCATCAGCAACGGTGCTCTTGTGCCGATGCGGAGTGAAAGCTGGGCCAACCGCTGAATGGCTGTGGTATCGCTTGTGAGACGCACCATCAGGGTGCCTGTTTGCATCTGTTCCAGATTTCTGAAGGAAAATGATTGTATTTTCAAAAAAATCGCTTCCCGCAGATCACGAGCAAGACTTTCTCCAACTTTTACCGACAGAATATTGTTGCCAATCGCGATCACTGCGCTCAAGGCGGATATTCCAAGCATCAGCAGTCCGGTATGGATTACGATTTGCTGGTTTTGTTGTCTGATGCCCTCATCAATGATCCGTTGGATCAACCGGGGAATGGAAAGATCAAGCATCACCAGCAGAATCAGCAGAATCAACGCCATGGTGGATTGCTTCCAGTAAGGCCGGATAAACGAACCCAGTTTGATAATATCGGACATTGTTACGGTATTTGTTGGAAGTGTATCGTTTTTCCAGGCAACGTTGTTTTCCGTACTGTCAGACCTGGAACTTGATTGCGGAACACATTATGTCCATTGATCAAAGAGAACAAGGAAGATTTACCGGATCTCAGCCCTTCAGATCCAGAAGAATAACCAGGGGTTAATAAGTTTTGCCTGAAGCCTGAAAAATTGGGAGCCATCAATACCTGTATTGACATAATTCTCTCCTTCTGAAAGATTTCCATTATAGAAATATAAAACTCAAATTCCAAACGTTTCAAGAGACTGGACAAGAACCATGAATGAGCAACCCTCCACTACCCTGAAAATTTTGCTGGCAGAAGACAGTCTGACTCAGGCTGTACACATGCAACGAATGTTAAAAACACAGGGGTGGGAAATCACTGTTGTACGCAATGGCAAAGAAGGTCTGGAAAAAATGCGGACTTTTTTACCGGATGTGATTCTTTCTGACCTGAATATGCCTGAAATGGATGGGTTTGAATTTTGCCGGATTGTCAAGGAAGGCAAATTCCGGACAATTCCGTTTATTATTCTGAGTGTGCATGGTGAACTGGAAAATCAGGTCAAGGGACTGGATATCGGGGCCGATGATTATCTGACCAAACCACCCCATGAACTGGAACTGTTTGCCCGCATCCGGTCTGCCATCCGCATCAAATCCTATCAGGATCAACTGGAGCAGCATCTGCAAAGGATGCTTGAGGAACTGGAGCAGGCACGACTGACACAAAAAGCCATTCTTCCTCAAACCTTGCCGAGCTGGCCTCAACTCAAACTCGCTGTCAAATATGTTCCGGCGGCGCAGATCGGCGGCGATTTGTATGATGTGATGGAATTGCCCCAAAACAAGCTCGGATTGTTTCTGGGCGATGTGACCGGACATGGAATATCCGCCGCACTGATTTCGGCAATGGTGTCCAGTATGCTGAAATCCTACGCGCTCTCGATCACGTCCCCTGAAATATTGCTGTGGCAAATGAATAACTTTCTGGTTGGCAAACTTGAGAGTGGGAAATTTATCACGGCCTGGTACGGCATCTATGACATTGCGGAAAAAAAGCTCTCAGTGGCTTGCGCGGGACATCCTTTTGGCTATTTGCTTCGTCATCGGACCGCTGAAGTCATCCCTCTGGACGTTCTGCCA encodes:
- a CDS encoding ABC transporter ATP-binding protein, coding for MSDIIKLGSFIRPYWKQSTMALILLILLVMLDLSIPRLIQRIIDEGIRQQNQQIVIHTGLLMLGISALSAVIAIGNNILSVKVGESLARDLREAIFLKIQSFSFRNLEQMQTGTLMVRLTSDTTAIQRLAQLSLRIGTRAPLLMIGSLLLMIHTSPRLALTLLPLLLITMGIIVFFVLKMEPLFRLVQHKLDKLNTVLQENVSGVRLIKAFVRADHEGQRFETANEGFTGPSIKVMGFMSTMTPALTICVNIGMVIVIWSGGLDAIRGDLTVGQIVAVTNYLLTTMTPLILMGMLSNIWASGLVSASRIQLLLDTETDIREAADARFFPENFQGHIELRDVSFHYKGYSEKPVLRNINLVMEPGQTLAILGATGAGKSTLINLIPRFYDVTSGQVLIDGQDIRTIRQESLMAHIAMVPQETILFSGSIRDNIRYGRPEAGEDEVLAAAQAAQAHEFIQNLHRGYDTHIEERGVNLSGGQKQRIAIARALLMRPQIMILDDSTSAVDVKTETWIHDALESQTNPPTLLLVAQRISTVLNADRIVVLEKGAIAAQGTHQQLLQSSPIYQEIYESQLGNGVSSSELSGLALERNLP
- a CDS encoding fused response regulator/phosphatase, which gives rise to MNEQPSTTLKILLAEDSLTQAVHMQRMLKTQGWEITVVRNGKEGLEKMRTFLPDVILSDLNMPEMDGFEFCRIVKEGKFRTIPFIILSVHGELENQVKGLDIGADDYLTKPPHELELFARIRSAIRIKSYQDQLEQHLQRMLEELEQARLTQKAILPQTLPSWPQLKLAVKYVPAAQIGGDLYDVMELPQNKLGLFLGDVTGHGISAALISAMVSSMLKSYALSITSPEILLWQMNNFLVGKLESGKFITAWYGIYDIAEKKLSVACAGHPFGYLLRHRTAEVIPLDVLPFPPLGILPAELFIQGLVRTDSLETGDKVFIYTDGVTEAHKASGEMFEVTGLESFLSANSNMPLEQLLEQLYRTVQEYAGRDILDDDITMLAFEVL